A region of the Prunus dulcis unplaced genomic scaffold, ALMONDv2, whole genome shotgun sequence genome:
TCTGGTCTCCACTTTGTAAATACATGGTCTGATATCGCTCGAGGTCTTGACCTTACAATTCCACCATTCATCGACAGGACATTACTTCGTGCCCGAGACCCACCACAGCCTGCATTCGATCACATTGAATACCAACCTGATCCACCCATTAAAACCGGTACAAAAGCTGTAGGTGATGAGAGCGCAACGGTATCCATTTTTAGATTGACAAGGGAGCAGCTCAACATCTTGAAAGCCAAGTCTAAGGAAGATGGGAACACAATCAACTATACCACATATGAGATGTTGGCAGGTCATATTTGGAAATGCGCATCCGTGGCACGTGAACTTCCTGATGATCAAGAGACCAAACTACATATTGCAGTTGATGGAAGGTCCAGACTGCAACCCCCCCTCCCTCCTGGTTTCTTTGGCAACGTGGTTTTTTCAAGCGCACCAATTGCTGCAACAGGGGATCTCAAATCAAAAACAACATGGTATGCTGCAAGCCGAATTCATGATGCTGTTGTGCGTATGGACAACGATTATCTTAGATCAGCGCTGGACTATCTTGAACTTCAGCCTGATCTGTTACCCCATGTTCGCGGAGCTCATACTTTTAGGTGCCCGAGACTTGCAATAACTAATTGGTCTAGGCTGCCGATCTATGATGCTGATTTCGGTTGGGGTCGACCTACTTTCATGGGGCCTGGTGGAATTGGATATGAGGGGTTGGCTTTTGTGTTACCAAGTGCAACAAATGATGGAAGTTTGTCAGTGGTCATTTCTCTGCAATCTCAACGTATGAAATCATTCTCCAAGTTGTTGTATGAGATATAAGGAAATGAAATGCGTGGAATGGGAGCAATACGTTGAACATACTTTGGGCTTCTGTGTGTGTCCTCTGAGTTCTGGGACTTTTCATTGACTGTGGCCTAGCTGATCGGAAAGCAGCTGTTTTTGAAAAGTTCAAGTGGTCTTTTGGTTAATCTATATTAGAGTATCTGTTTTAGAAACACCCTAGTACTGAATAAGATTGTCAGAGTATCTGTAAGCTTTGTTTATTGCTGTGGAGGACTTCTTTTTCGGAGTATCTGTAGTTTACTGTGATTGTTGATAAGGTTT
Encoded here:
- the LOC117613712 gene encoding shikimate O-hydroxycinnamoyltransferase-like gives rise to the protein MAVVNVSVRESTLVKPAEETPRQVLWMTNLDLVILGNHTPSVYFYRQNQNSVHGHHNNFFDPQVLKQALSKALVPFYPLAGRLGMEGNGRGEIDCNAEGALFVVAETGSTIDDFGDFAPTLEFRKLIPAVDYSAGISTYPLLVLQVTYFKCGGVSLGVGLEHRVADGFSGLHFVNTWSDIARGLDLTIPPFIDRTLLRARDPPQPAFDHIEYQPDPPIKTGTKAVGDESATVSIFRLTREQLNILKAKSKEDGNTINYTTYEMLAGHIWKCASVARELPDDQETKLHIAVDGRSRLQPPLPPGFFGNVVFSSAPIAATGDLKSKTTWYAASRIHDAVVRMDNDYLRSALDYLELQPDLLPHVRGAHTFRCPRLAITNWSRLPIYDADFGWGRPTFMGPGGIGYEGLAFVLPSATNDGSLSVVISLQSQRMKSFSKLLYEI